ATAGGTTGAGGCGGCATAAAAAATGATGATGGCATTGAATGCCTCtttgaaaggaaagaaaaagttATTGTCACTATTATTGAATCAATAGTTAACCCAAACAAAGAGTATGCTACTTGAAAAAAGCTTTAAGCCTTTCGCTTTTCCCCCGGCAAACCTTTTTCTTAACTACCTTATTCATGAACTTTTTACCCTTAAACAACAGGAATTATGTCCCATCCACCACAATCATGCCCGATTTCAATTGAGGTTGTACTTAACCGTTTATACATGATTGCTTCTTTTCCGGTTCGGGCTAGTTCACAAAACCTAGACTCCAATGGCTCGCCAACGCTTCCCAAAGCTCATATTTTCTCATcctaaataatgataaattagaCCGGAGGCATCTGATATTAGGAAAATATAAACTCTCCCACGTGACACTTACAAAACCAAGACCATCACCCGAAAAAGAAAACACGTGGAGTCACTGCAACAAAGTTACTCAATACGACTTGTCTTAAAGGCCTTGACTCAGGAAGTCTTCAAAGACCCCATCAATGATCCACCTATTACAGTAATCACGCTCGATCTCGTAAATCGCATACCTAATGGACTTAATGGATATCAAACCTCGATATATGAGCGCACATTCACCTATCAATAGGTGACACATAACACGTCTTGCTCCTAAACTTGTAACCGTTTTCTACATCTCGATCATAGTATAAATAGACTAAGCACAACTCAATGTACATtacttcattcattcattcattcaagGTTACATCATAGCTTTAACTTACTGTTGTGTTCATCCTCAAAGCTTACCTCAAAACTGACCTAGGCATCATAATGAGTTAGCTAGACTCTGATCCCTTTTGGCCTTTGTTTCTGTCCAATTGCAGGTTTACAAGTGAACTTACAATATTCAACCACATCATCTGTATTCATTAATTTCGGCACGTGTATTACACATACACTTATGCATCTGGTTTTGGTTGAGTGAAAGATTAAATGATACCACATTTATTATATTCAGATAATGTACCAAAGTAGTCTCAAGAGTTTTTGGGAAATTTCAATTAGCTcaaacgtacaaaataacatcagTTAAGCCTCAATGTTTGTGAAATGGTACTAATTTAGTCATTGGTAACGAAACTCATGGTTAAATTAGTACTATTTCATAATCGTTGAGGCATCAAGTTTCATAAGCCACAACTAAATTGATACCACTTCATAAAAGTTGAGGGTAAAATGGCACTATTTGTACGTTAGGGGTAAACTAACACTTCCATGAAAATCTTGAGATTATTTCACTATCTTATTCCTGTTATATTTATGAGTCAGTTTGGAGATTTTATTACTTTACAGACTTACCGAGCATTTTTAATAGAGTTAAGGTGCCACAAATTTATTAGCCCTTTTCATTAAggaaaatttacataaaaattcattttttttttaaaattatctaCAACTACAACTATATCATGTAATAATtaagtaaattattattttaatatattttaagaattatggttttgattgaaaaaaaactaaagtttataaattataaatgtaaattttttttttttagtgtttAGTATTTTTGAATTGAGTttagaaaattttaattaagGTTTAATTACGATTTTTTAACGTAAAAGAAACTCTTTGATTAACTAGATTTAAGGTAGCCTTCCGAATTAAAAGTCCTGCTAATCAAATTCACAATTATTTTTGACTAATAGGTCTCTTGTTCTATTATTAGCATACCAAATTCTAGCTACTGATGGAACCTCTGATCACCAAACTAAGAGTttcagttttattaaaactcTTCAAGCAAATGATGTCAACaaaacttcaatttttttttttttttaaatctaattgCGTGAATGACAATTAACAAACTCATATTAATATGGCATATGCCATGTTTAATAAGGACTTAATCAATaacagaatcaatgatcaagggcttaatgtggaaaaataattgatcaggagCTTAATCTTTAAAACAGGTAAAATTTAGGGTTTAATTATATCTTTTGCCTAATTTAATTGAAGAAACTACACGCTACCATGTCCATTCCCTCTTATTTAGAATTTGATTgtcttgaaaaaaaaacaaatattctaCTGGACAATCAATATACATTTATATATCAATTAAAACTTCCATTGAAATTTTAGTTACCCTTATGAACATAAAATTAACCTCTAAActatattaatcatatccaaataataatttattgatacaGACATCCAATGATGCGGAGCAGTTCTTCAAGAGTTCGAGTCCAGATAAGGGAGTCGGAGAAGGAATAAAGCACGGGCAAGCACATGATGGAAAAATGGACAAAAATAGCCCCATATGGTATTCCAGCTATCCCACACGCAGTGTGGAGTGGGGTCTGACCCGGGGAAGATTGCCACGAGGAGTTAGGACGAGCGAAGTCACGCACGGAGGCAGAAACTCTGCCACACGTGTGTGGAGTGACCCACACACCACGTGGGTTCACTCCACACGTCGTGTGGGGTGTTTCCTATACCATAAATTATCATGGGACATTTCTGCCAGTTTTCTGCCACATTAaaaattactgttttgccactcatatatttactgttttgccatttaGGGTTAATCACCTAAATACCCTTTGTGTTCTCCCTTCCCATTCTACCCCTCTCACTATCTTTTATTTGTAAgcccgagcccgcctaaattaatagtgGGTTGAGCTGAGCTTGGACTGAGCATTTTTACGTAAAAACCTGATAGGTACGGCCCGACCCGATCCATGGACAGGTCTAGTCCCTGTGAAGGtgcaaaacacaaaaacaagcATAATAGCCTAAATAGTAACCAAATCACCTAAATAATTTAGCATTAAAGTGGAGATTTTACTGCTGAAATAGACACTTATCATATATGCAGAAACAAGCTTGCATATACCATACTCTTAATCAGACAAATAAGCTTTCATATACCATACTCTTATACGTTAGATGTTCGGTTAACACCAATCATGATTGATTGTTTATATGTGACAGCATCAtaaacttcatcaccatgctcacttttcaattttttcagTCTTTCTACATGGGGGTTGCATATCTACCATTAAGATTGGTGTTAACTGATTAAGCATGAATATGTATGAAACATGAACTGTGTGAATATGCGAATATGTATATGTATGAAGCATGAATATGTATGCTGTCAAATGTGAGTTATATTGGTATGAGTTAATTAAGCTTTCATGTTTGCTTGACATATATGCACAAACAACCTTGCATATACCATAATTTTAATCAGAAAAACAAGCTTGCATATACCATACTCTTATATGTTAGATGTTCATTTAGTATGTAGTTTAGGGTCACCGTTTATATGTGATTGATTGTTATCTTATTATCATGATCTAGTTGATTATCATAGTCTGGTTTAGGGTCACCATTTATACGAAGTCATATATGCACAAGTTAGACACACAATTTAACTAATTATCATGATCTGGTTTCACTTGCATTAGATAAACAAGTATGCTACAAAATTTGAGTTACATTGGCATGAACCGACTAAGCTTACATATATATGCACAAGCTAAACAAACATGCTCTCTATTTTCACTTGTTCAACCTCCAACTATAATGTTTGTTTAGCATAAAGTTTCTTATCtagttagacaaaaaaaaaagttaagcaGCACACACTTGAAAACCAAAGGGAACTTAATCTTCGAGTTGTGGAACTGCTTAGTGCTTTCCCTCATGCCCCCTtgcatgctcttcagtccatcttCTGGCAGTTGAATCATAATCTGCCCTGTTACTGAGGTATTGCTCAACAATTTGTTCTTGCCCAGGAAATGGCTCCTCAATAAGAGGTTGTATTAGCAGTGCATATATATGCCACATCAGCTAGAAAATGTAcagattaattaattagatcCCAAACATGATTAAAtgtgtataaaaaaaaatagaaaaattgtgGCAAATCTAATAGTGACAGTGGGATAGGCAGGGCGCGAAAGGAGATGGGGAAGAGAAATCATCCCCTGATGAGCCACATTAAGATGATAGATCCTAGTCCTGAAGTAAAATCGAGAATAGGAAGACAGTTTGATtagtgtgtgtatatatatatatatattagtgtatatatatatatatatatcacgtAGGGTCATATATCTTAATGAGATAAGTTGTTATTACTATCGGAGGTCTAGTTGGGAACTCCAAAGGGTAGTGGATTCAGATCTGAAATACACTCATTCATAAGGGGTGTATTGAGGGCCTCTTACCTTGACTCCCCATTATAATATGTTTTCATCTAGAGGATCTGTTAGCATCAAAGTTCAGAAGAATCATTataggaagaaagaagaaaatatgGATTGAAAGTAATACATTCGATGGCGATAAGCCACCACGGGTTCTCATGGTAGAATCTACAGGGATCCAATAAGACCAGTCTCTGAACACATCCGATGGAAGCGATTATAGTGTAAGTTTTCTGGTTCTGAATGTATAGAAtatagacctgggcatgggccgggctgggccgggctcgggccggCCTGTCGGGCTTTTGATAAAGTCTGGcgagcccaagcccagcccgcAAGAAATTTAATCGGGCTCGGGCTTgggccgggctcgggccggCCTGTCGGGCTTTTGATAAAGTCTGGcgagcccaagcccagcccgcAAGAAATTTAATCGGGCTCGGGCTTGGGCTGGGCTCGGGCCGAAGAtatgaatcccaagcccgcccgtccaagcccatctatatattaaaaaatatattataacttatttttatatattataatttatataaaaatgtatatattataatctatataaatatatatatattataagttAAACAACAACCTTTTTTTCTGCAGCAaagtttttttgaaaaaattatttatatttataaaaatatattataatttatataaatatatatatattatatatatatagtatatcgggccgggccgggcctgCCCGATATAAAAGTTGTAAAGCCCAAGCCCGTCCAGTTTTTGGCGGGCTTATAcgggcttgggccgggccgggcctaACAGTATTTCCATGTGTCCAAGCCCGGCTAAATGGGCCTGGGCCCGGGCCGGGCGGGCGGGCTCgccggcccatgcccaggtctaatAGAATATGGTAGAACTTAACGAGTGAAAAGCTtaatatttatacttgtttgaGAGTGGCTAACTGAATGGTCGTGGAAGGGAAAAAGGTAATGCCTTTAGGATTTTGTGAAATGATGTTATGTATTGATGACATTCTTTTGGTTtcgcagatatcaagacttgggGATTACTTGCAATAATGACTTTAAGATATGAAGATACATGAAAAACGATTTTGTTTCCAATGGATATGTATTGcttgtattttttatattacattcagaaatttatttgtactaatgtaaacagattataaGCATTGGTCTCCaattaatttaaaatcattgatatacagaatttcATGTTCATTTGAGTATATTTCATTATTCAGGTAGAAACCAGAAATTCATTcgaagataaaagaaaaaaaccacatttaattaaaaaaatgtcatctaaacaacaataggaagacacaaaaataaatgaatCTGTCATCCATTGACataattgattaagacctatgccatctgaAACAAGCTACAACGATAGAAATTATTTTACAAACTATCATTGcaaataccaatatgccaattttaCATATATCTCGTTGACGTTTTTAATTATTAGGATGTCATTTAATGACTCTATAAGTGAAGGTAATAGTAAATAACCTGTCATCGTAACACGCGTAATATGACAGCCTATCAATAGGCTTATGTCatgtgacgtcctttcacaTGACAGAACTCAACCGTCGACTGAAGATCCATCGGACGGCAGCGAGTCCCATGACAATTTTATTTCTTGCGGGATGACGGTTTtgaaccgtcgtctgaagggatTTTCGGTGTATTGTCTTTGTTGATTTACGATTAAAATCAACTCGTTCGTTAATAATATGTATCATTTATtgattatataaaatatatggtATACTCTAGTGTAGAATATTGACACTAAAAATTAGGACACGAAAGTGATAATTCTCCCCACCTTTTTCAACCTCGAAATTGCACTTAATCGATTGGCGCCTTAGGTTCTTTTCTCATACCAATTTTTAATATCTATCCTCCTGGAAGTATATTCTATATGAATTACTTTATAACTTTAGAAGCTTTTTGCTCGTCTGCAAAACTTAtaaaatttacccttttttagtTTACACACAACAATGACAATGATAATATAAATAGTGTCATGTAATAATAACGGACACATTTTGGgttaaaatcatatttttatgGGATGTCAGATGTGTGCAATTGTACAACCACATCTAATTTGAGGTTTTTTCCATTTAATCTTTCAGATGATGGAAATTCAATAAAATGTCGCCAAAAACAATTAGATgacaggaaaaaaaatgtttgtcATGTGTCTTGTGGCATCTGAACAGGAAATGGCATAGTGCTAGACATGTATAGTCTCACATTCGGGTACGTTAACTCAACAACTCACAAATAATCCTCACTCTTCAACCCTTCCTAAAGCACATACTAACTTATGTATCGGAGTGAGTTCGTCGGACTTCAGACCCTCTATGACCTTTAGTTCTGTTTTACAGGTTCAATCAGGAAGATCTAGTAAGACGTTCAAATCCTCCATTACGAGTTCATAAACATAGTTATCAGTTACAAATAACCAgtcaaaatacatatatttaaGTCTTACAGATACAAGTTGATTACAAAAAAATGCCGAAAATGTTTACTATGTTGttaaaatagttataaataacttgtcaaaatatgaaaaattgcatcagcttataaaaaaaaaaaaaaaacttgtttaAAAGTCTGATGTGACAATTGAATAACTATCAAACCAgtttgttcaaattttctattaggtatataagtaaaattgatcttgcttgtcaatgttagaggtaaaattacatcatttcgTACGTTAGTTGCGATAAATTTAGACATATCCTTTTAGTATTTtgctttatctttttttttttctaaacctATATAATTAagctcctaaacttttaatGGTTTTAATGATTGAAACCCTAATCAGTTATTTTCCAGATTAAGCCCCTCAATTTTAGTTTTCAAACACTAGTCCCTCACTACGGTTTCGTTAAGTAAATCGTTAGTGAATGGCTCAAGGCGTATGAAATTAAAGATTATAGACTTAATCAGTAAAAGTTATAAAGatcaaagatttaattaataaaaggtATAAAGATTCATGGGCTTTTTGTcgatagaaaattaaacatgaatTCAATATACTCAATTTATTATAAGTTAACTAATATAAAATCGGGTAAAGTCCAAACAAAACTCTGTGTTTTCACGTATTGTCAAACTTTtatcttgatttttttttatctaaacaGTGATtgagttttttctttttgttaaagGAGATGATCGAGGTTTTTCATTTCACTAAAAACAAggatcttaaaattaaaatgagcgtTGATGATCTCAAgattgaaaaattcaaagacttgATGATATCTTAAGCAACTTtagttcttcaactttttaaattTAAGGTCATTTATGTGTTATTTGGTGAGTCTAGAGAAAATAAatgttttagagagaaaaagttgtgaaaataatgattttgacaaaataaaaaatttggttctatagtaaatgtgatactaaacaactttaattcttggaattttccattttgagatcgttagtagtcatttttatagtgtcaaactaaaaaatactcatttttagcaaaacgaaaaaGCTCAATTACcattcaaatatttttttcagGTACCAATTTGACGATAAAATGCTTAGAGAACTGCTATttactatttatatataaaaattggtttttttttaaaagcagAAACTTCTTTCCGATAATAAATAGCaaacaataacaaaaaaaaaaaattaaactaaaaatgccctaaataaaaaatatcataaCACATCATTAatctttttaataatttaaagatGAAGCcttttatctttaattttttataaaaattgagTTAGTTCAAAGCTCAAttcttaaaatcatgaaattgtaaactttttatttctttaagcgaGTTGAAACCATACTCACgcattaaaaaagaaaagaaaaaaagaactcCTGGATTTTCTTGGGCTTTACTTCCTTCCAGAATGTTAGAATGTTAAAACTCTTGGAAATAGAAATTTCTTGCTTTCTTAGTACTATCAATTCTCTCCATCTCTATAAATGCTCAGATCATCCTCCCCATACAATTCACACCTCCAAAACTTATTCACAAAATGCAAAAAAGTCCTTCAACTTCCTCTCTAGGCCCCGGCGGATTGGATCTTTCTCATATCTTCTTCAAACCAATCCACGCTACTCCACCGCCTTCCCTAACCAAACGCAACACCAAAATCTCCGTCATCGGCACCGGCAATGTCGGCATGGCTATTGCCCAAACCATCCTTACCCAAGACTTAGCCGACGAACTCGCCCTCGTCGACGCCAAATCTGACAAACTACACGGCGAGATGCTCGATCTCCAGCACGCCGCCGCTTTCCTCCCCCGCACCAAAATCATGGCTTCCACTGATTACTCTGTCACTCGAGGATCCGATCTCTGTATCGTTACTGCAGGAGCCAGAAGTCTTCCCGGAGAGTCTAGGTTGAACCTGTTACAGAGAAATGCTAAGCTGTTTGAGATGATCATACCTCCGCTTGTTCAGTTCTCCCCCGATTCAATTTTGATGATTGTTTCTAATCCGGTTGATGTTTTAACTTACATTGCCTGGAAAATATCTGGATTTCCTTCGAATCGAGTGATCGGATCAGGCACTAACTTGGATAGTTCACGATTTCGGTTCTTGATTGCTGATCATCTCGACGTCAATGCTCAAGACGTACAGGTCAACTTCTATTTATTTCAACCTCATATTCTATTAGTATTATATTAGTTAGTTattctgttttttttaaatatatattataataactGTTTTTAAAAGAATAGTCTCTGGATTTCTTTTTGGTGTtctctgaattttttttttcaaaatcaatttttttttaattgactACTTAATAATTCTATTCCAGaattctattaattaaattaaagttgataaatttgttcatttattagaagtgaTTTTTGTAAATGGGgtcaattaataatttatcaaaatatcTTATCAGTCATCAAATTTGCTATTTCCCTTATACATTTTCATCGTCTTAGAGCACCTCTAGTGGGTGTTACAAGTTTGTCACTTGTAACACCCAACCACTAAAGGGGTAGTCACTTGCTTGTTACAAAATGTAGTAAATTACTACATTTTGTAACAAAGAAAAGGacaacaaaaaatattattaaaagatttttctcttcttttaagagtaatttttttttatttgtcaattGTTTTTAGTCcttcaaattttaattattttttttattgatttatgaATAATAAGTATTCAATTAATGattaaattttagaaaataataataaatattgaattaattacTAAATAAGGTTCGTTTGAGTGGTAAAATGTTTCAAAGCTAGGTCTCGAGTTCGAGTCCTAATAtacgaaaaaaaattaatcggacagtttatcaaaaaaaatattgaattaattattttattggacATATAGTTTTTATGAAATTATTAATaagtaattaaattaattattttattggttaaaaaattagtaattatatattaattgagaTAGTGTATAGTGTTTATAATAAGTGGACCCTACTAAATTTTGAAGTAACAAAGAGTTATAGTGGAGTGTTTTTTGTGGGTGTTTTCTATGCTTAGGTGGCACCCAATTGTAACAAACCTTTGTTACAACCACTAAATTAGCGACCGAAATTAGCGACCACGTGAAATTCAGTCGCTAAATTGCGACTGCTGTAGTCGCTAGTTGCTTTATGTAGTCGCAAAAAGTAGCGGATCACTTAATCCCCATGTTACCACGTGTATTTTCATTTAGCACTGCACTCGACCTaagatataaattaataaaaaaaaactaaaatataaattaaagaaaaactaaaaaagaaaaaataaatataaatatgacaTTAGAAAAGGAAAACCCTAAATTCTTTCTATTCTCGACCTAGCCCCTCTCCTCTCTTCTTTGCGCTCTGAACTCGACCTAAGCCCCCTCTTCTCTCTGCTCTGCTCTCCGACCTAAGCCACTCTCCTTTCTTCTTGCCCGACCTAATCTTTCTCCTTTCAGACATCTGACTTGATCCATCTCCCTTCTTTACGGCTTCCTTCTCCGATTAACTCTAACTGAGCATCGTGGAGCATGCGACATTTTTTTCCGTATGCTGGAGTTTGTACCTGAAATTGGAGGAGTTTGAAAATGTACCAGAGGAAGGAAGAACGAGAAGCAGAAGGATGTTAGCTCTAGCCTTCTTTTCATGAAGGTAGCAATCCTTTAGGCACTAGTGCCCTAGAAATTTCAGTCTTCATTTTGTGTGATTGCAGATACTTATTAGGATGTTAATCACTTATAATTATCACTTATAATTAACACGTcacaaatatacatatatacatgtgaatttaaaaaaaaaaagtcagaaAGTCATCTTGTGTATCatacaaattatataaaaagaaTTGAAAATTCAAATATCTCAtccaatttaaaaatattaatctctaaatCCATTTTGGTGTCCGCTATAGTTactttgtattttataatatctgaaattgattgCATAATTTAAGATggtaagagtaaaattgctaatTAGTGTCAAAGTTAGAGATAATTTTACATCCTTAACacttttctattttataaaatgagACGTGGACCGCAGTaggtctttttcttcttctttctcagaggTCGATTCAGCAGTTTCAGTGACCTCCATGGTTAGTCTTTGTATTGCAGGTTCTAATGGATTCTTGTGGGCCAGTCTTCGGAGTTCTAATCCACTCCACCCCATTTGCAACCCTATATATAAAACactaatttattttcatttttcataacatatataataaaacaaaattaagatacaatttgttattttttttattaattcattGGCATCCCTATTCTTAATTACCTATAGATAAATAAATGCTTATTTGATTTTTACAGGCTTATATAGTCGGCGAGCATGGTGACAGCTCAGTGGCATTATGGTCGAGCATAAGCGTATCCGGCGTACCAATATTGCACTTTTtacagaaagaacaaatttcCTACGAGAAAGAGACATTAGAGAAGATTCACAAACAAGTAGTTGATAGTGCAGATGAAGTGATTAGTCTCAAGGGCTACACTTCTTGGGCGATTGGCTATTCTGCAGCTAATTTAGCCTTTTCCATACTCAGAGACCAGAGAAAAATCCACCCTGTTTCAGTACTTGCCAAGGGATTTTACGGCATTGATGGTGGCGACGTGTTCTTGAGCTTGCCGGCACTGCTTGGTAGAGGCGGAGTGTTAGGGGTCACCAATGTCCATCTCACGGAGGAGGAGGCTGGCCGGCTCAGGGACTCGGCTAAGACTCTTATGGAATTGCAGACTCAGTTGGGACTtggaaataaataattaaaggaATATTTAATGACTCAGGAGTGTTGCAGAATGAATATATTGTTATTTATGGacgaataaataattaaatggaAATAGCTAGTGATGATAGTTAAAGATGTTATACAAATAATACACTACTTCTGTATGTGTTTTGTAAGTTAAAATAAAGAATTTGGCATAATGTACATCCTTGAACTTGGTAAATTTTATCTATTAGcattctgaacttttaaaataatttatcacaCGTTTAtaattggttttaaaaacctatcatacATTTATGGTTttctttaaaaacttaccaCGTATCTATAGTTAGCTTATTCAGACCTCCTGCACATAAAATCGTTCATCTGTCATATTTGATAGATAAAGTGGCATATGTGTGTTATAAGTGTGATAGGTTCTTAAAACCAATTATTTTTTAAGAGAAAATATAACTACAAatcagtttttattttattaagaaaGAAACTAATATTAAACCAACTCATCAAGCAAAACATTGGAAAGAAATGGAAGTTGATATGTCCACTCTCCTCTAATAACTCataaataactaaattataaacaataaaCACTCAAAATCAAGAATCCATTTCGATATTTCCGCCTTGATGTCTCGGCCTTTTTTGGTCCATTATCCGTTTTTTTACTACTTAGGTCAGTTTGGAGGCCGCCTAGGTTCTGCTTAGATATCGCCTAAATGGCagtcaaaattaaaaaaaatatatatttttctaacCAAGATTTGCCAAGTTCCAGTGATTAGGGAGGTTTCTGATATTTGTTGTTACCCAATACTCCAATCTCAGTTAGGAGAAACAAAATGCATACATTCACTTTTTAAATGATCGTATTTGGAATTGAATGTTGAAttggaatttgattttttttttttaacaaaagtaAGGAAAGAATTTCTTATCAAGCAAGTACTTCAATTACTccctgttgaaacacatttccacatgattttgatttgacaaaattatttaagttaatcccatgattaagacaattaaatttaagtgctttgatttaattgtactaatgtgtttgttcaatgttaagtatatttataaatgagaacagaaataaaaagtaagacagaatgaagtcagcatgagccacagaagctgagtagagcacaactcagcatcatagaagaaaagtttcttcagaacaaacgcttgaagacgaagctgaccgaagaagctgagtagaacgtaactcagcctcgtcaaagataaagatcgaaggcaacgtcaatttagtcaagctgagtgttcgacaggacagcaccaatgatccgttaactagaagacaaagtccgacaaaggtctgcaccaattcagaagcctcagaATTATGCccagagaccttttcgagacgcatggatcaccTGGCGctttgcaagaagacaaacctggcgctagaagacgaaacctagcgcaagaagacgaaactggcaagc
The DNA window shown above is from Euphorbia lathyris chromosome 1, ddEupLath1.1, whole genome shotgun sequence and carries:
- the LOC136210542 gene encoding L-lactate dehydrogenase B-like yields the protein MQKSPSTSSLGPGGLDLSHIFFKPIHATPPPSLTKRNTKISVIGTGNVGMAIAQTILTQDLADELALVDAKSDKLHGEMLDLQHAAAFLPRTKIMASTDYSVTRGSDLCIVTAGARSLPGESRLNLLQRNAKLFEMIIPPLVQFSPDSILMIVSNPVDVLTYIAWKISGFPSNRVIGSGTNLDSSRFRFLIADHLDVNAQDVQAYIVGEHGDSSVALWSSISVSGVPILHFLQKEQISYEKETLEKIHKQVVDSADEVISLKGYTSWAIGYSAANLAFSILRDQRKIHPVSVLAKGFYGIDGGDVFLSLPALLGRGGVLGVTNVHLTEEEAGRLRDSAKTLMELQTQLGLGNK